One genomic window of Parasteatoda tepidariorum isolate YZ-2023 chromosome 9, CAS_Ptep_4.0, whole genome shotgun sequence includes the following:
- the LOC139426413 gene encoding fatty-acid amide hydrolase 2-like produces MATVFPAGDGVYQQDNALCQKGRIVIDWFEEHSSYFQVMSWPSNSPDLNLIELLWSYLENQIRAATLPSRNVKELQDQLLSAWYQIPQTTYEHLVESMPRRVLAVLRVKGGPTYCLVPNGGCIINPTEETSKFLETGPMCRYIEDLVPIMKILTTNSTEKLDIERKIDFKKLKIFYQINIDDPVLMRVDNEIVTAIKTAIDHFFTEHGVAAEEVNVKLLKLTSALFLPLLFSDVPNLIQHISQGKINSMNGILELVKFAFGRTKFSLGTIALSGFGEYFSNRDKIHLYKNLLHRLEEDFESILDENSVFFCPTLPFSAPRHYAMVPDFLNAAYVGGFNFLGFPVTQCPLGLNHAGLPHGMQIIARKNNDALTLACAKELDKVFGGWIPPS; encoded by the exons atggcaacagtttttcctgcgggggatggtgtttaccaacaggataatgcactaTGTCaaaagggtcgaatcgtcatagattggttcgaggaacattccagttactttcaagtcatgtcttggccctcaaattcacctgaccttaatctaATAGAGCTtctgtggtcctacttggaaaaccaaattcgtgctgccactcTACCCTCTCGCAATGTGaaggaattgcaggaccagttgctgagtgcttggtaccagatacctcaaaCTACTTAtgagcaccttgtggaatcaatgccacggcgggtgctagcagttttgagggttaaaggtggtcctacatatt gTTTAGTTCCGAATGGAGGATGTATTATAAATCCAACTGAAGAAACCTCAAAATTTCTCGAAACTGGACCAATGTGCAGATACATAGAAGACCTAGTACCGATTATGAAAATTCTGACTACGAACAGCACAGAGAAACTTGACATCGAGCGTAAA ATTGACTTtaagaagttgaaaattttttatcaaataaatattgatgacCCAGTTCTTATGAGAGTTGATAACGAAATAGTGACTGCGATAAAAACC gcTATTGATCATTTCTTCACTGAGCATGGCGTGGCAGCAGAAGAAGTGAACGTAAAGTTGCTTAAGCTGACTAGTGCATTATTTCTTCCTCTCCTATTTTCTGATGTTCCCAATCTCATACAGCATATTTCTCAGGGAAAAATCAACAGTATGAATGGAATACTAGAATtagtaaaatttgcttttggtAGAACAAAATTTTCGCTAGGAACCATAGCTTTGTCAGGTTTTggagaatatttttctaacagggataaaattcatttatataagaATTTACTACACAGATTAGAAGAAGATTTTGAGAGCATACTTGATGAAAACTCTGTCTTCTTCTGTCCTACTCTTCCTTTCTCAGCACCTCGCCATTATGCGATGGTACCAGACTTCTTAAACGCAGCATACGTAGGAGGGTTCAACTTTCTTGGATTTCCAGTAACACAATGTCCACTTGGACTAAATCATGCTGGCTTGCCACATGGAATGCAGATAATTGCCAGGAAAAACAATGATGCTCTGACTTTGGCGTGCGCCAAAGAACTCGATAAAGTCTTTGGTGGATGGATTCCTCCAAGTTAA